The window CACCGGCTACGACACCATCGCCGCGTCGGGAGCCCACGCCTGCGTCCTGCACTGGATCCGCAACGACGGCGCGCTCGACCCGAACGCCCTGCTGCTGCTCGACGCCGGCGTCGAGACCGACACCCTGTACACCGCCGACATCACCCGCACCCTTCCGCTGAGCGGCACCTTCAGCCCCGCCCAGCGCCAGGCCTACGACCTGGTGCTGGCCGCCCAGGACGCCGGCATCGCCGCGCTGCGCCCCGGCGCGCGGTTCCGCGACTTCCACCTCGCCGCGATGCGGGTCTTCGCCGAGGGCCTCGCCGACTGGGGCGTACTGCGGATCCCCGCCGAGCAGGCCCTCGCCGAGGACAGCGGCCTCTACCGCCGCTACACCCTCTGCAGCAGCGGCCACATGCTCGGCCTGGACGTGCACGACTGCGCCAAGGCCCGCGCCGACACCTACCTCGACGGCGTCCTGGAGGAGGGCCACGTCCTCACCGTGGAGCCCGGCCTCTACCTCCAGCCCGACGACGAGACCCTCCCGCTGGAACTGCGCGGGCTCGGCATCCGCCTGGAGGACGACCTCGTCATCACCGCCGACGGCGCCCGGCTGATGTCCGACGCACTCCCCCGCACCGCCACCGCCGTCGAAGCCTGGATGGCCGAACTGCTCGCCTGACCACCACCGCGCCACGGGCAGGGGGCCGGCTCAGGCCACCTTGATCGTCCGGTCCCCCTGCCGCACGGTGACCTTCACCTCGCCGCCGATCGCCGCCGCGCAGGCCCGCAGGTTGTCCAGGCTGTCCACCTGCCCGTGCTCGATCTGCGACACCCGCGCCTGGCTCACCCCGAGCAACCCCGCCACCTCCTTCTGCGTCAGCCCCACCTTCAGCCGCAGCTCCGCCAGCTCGTGACCACGGATCCGCGCCCACGACTCCTGCCGCATCCGCGCCCGCTCCAGGACCTCTGCCCT of the Kitasatospora sp. NBC_01246 genome contains:
- a CDS encoding helix-turn-helix domain-containing protein; amino-acid sequence: MKGRGWTEVRAEVLERARMRQESWARIRGHELAELRLKVGLTQKEVAGLLGVSQARVSQIEHGQVDSLDNLRACAAAIGGEVKVTVRQGDRTIKVA